The proteins below are encoded in one region of Alistipes communis:
- a CDS encoding ROK family protein gives MKKLAIGIDIGGINTAFGLVDENGDLYADSVVSTKKFPLFTDYPAYVAELTESLHALADSLSFEYELVGIGIGAPNANYHTGVIEHPANLWKFPVGETNPDESRRMFPLVDDIKKAFPGVECRMTNDANAATIGEMIYGNAKGMKDFIMITLGTGLGSGFVANGEMIYGHDGFAGEFGHVIAVRGGRQCGCGRRGCLETYVSATGIKRTVFELMATMTEPSELRDIPFANFDAAMVSTAASHGDPIALEAFRITGELLGYALADAVTITSPEAIFLFGGLAKSGKYIFEPTQWYMEENMMSVFKNKVKLLPSGIQSQNAAILGASALIWQEVKQLGA, from the coding sequence ATGAAAAAACTTGCAATAGGAATCGACATCGGCGGCATCAACACGGCCTTCGGGCTGGTGGACGAGAACGGCGACCTCTATGCCGATTCGGTCGTATCGACCAAGAAATTCCCGCTTTTCACCGATTATCCGGCCTATGTGGCCGAGCTGACCGAATCGCTGCATGCGCTGGCCGACAGCCTTTCGTTCGAATACGAGCTGGTGGGCATCGGCATCGGCGCGCCCAACGCCAATTACCACACGGGCGTGATCGAACACCCGGCCAACCTGTGGAAGTTCCCCGTCGGCGAAACCAATCCCGACGAGAGCCGCCGCATGTTCCCGCTGGTGGACGACATCAAGAAGGCGTTCCCGGGCGTCGAGTGCCGGATGACCAACGACGCCAACGCCGCCACGATCGGCGAGATGATCTACGGCAACGCCAAGGGGATGAAGGATTTCATCATGATCACGCTCGGGACGGGACTCGGTTCGGGATTCGTCGCCAATGGCGAGATGATCTACGGCCACGACGGCTTCGCCGGAGAATTCGGCCACGTGATCGCCGTGCGGGGCGGCCGCCAGTGCGGCTGCGGGCGCCGCGGCTGTCTGGAAACCTACGTTTCGGCCACCGGCATCAAGCGCACCGTTTTCGAACTGATGGCCACCATGACCGAACCTTCGGAGCTGCGCGACATCCCCTTCGCCAATTTCGACGCGGCGATGGTCTCGACGGCCGCATCGCACGGAGACCCCATCGCGCTCGAAGCGTTCCGCATCACGGGCGAGTTGCTGGGATATGCACTCGCCGACGCAGTGACGATCACTTCGCCGGAGGCGATCTTCCTCTTCGGCGGCCTGGCCAAGTCCGGAAAATACATCTTCGAGCCGACGCAATGGTACATGGAGGAGAACATGATGAGCGTCTTCAAGAACAAGGTAAAGCTCCTGCCCAGCGGCATCCAGAGCCAGAACGCCGCCATCCTCGGCGCTTCGGCGCTGATCTGGCAAGAGGTGAAACAGCTCGGAGCCTGA
- a CDS encoding sugar O-acetyltransferase, protein MDIFEKDLSGAMVSPDEPGYDKLISTIFDTMAATAEMNAKGWLTPEEVHEYLRRITGREIDKSTTLLPPFYVDYGKNIHIGKGCWIQQGCTFFDRGGITIGDGVFIGPKVNLITINHDPNPDNRNATYGRPIVIEDKVWIGIGATVLPGVHIGYGSIIGANSVVTHDVPPMTIVGGNPAKIIKAIETKDKE, encoded by the coding sequence ATGGACATTTTTGAAAAAGACCTTTCTGGCGCTATGGTCTCACCCGATGAACCGGGCTATGACAAACTTATCAGTACCATATTCGACACAATGGCTGCAACAGCGGAAATGAATGCAAAAGGCTGGCTCACGCCGGAAGAAGTGCATGAGTATCTGCGCCGTATTACGGGCAGGGAGATTGATAAGAGTACGACACTGCTGCCTCCGTTCTATGTGGATTACGGCAAGAACATCCACATTGGCAAAGGATGTTGGATTCAGCAGGGCTGCACCTTCTTTGACCGTGGAGGTATAACGATCGGCGATGGCGTATTCATCGGCCCGAAAGTGAATCTTATCACCATCAACCACGATCCGAATCCCGACAATCGCAACGCCACGTACGGTCGTCCCATTGTCATAGAGGACAAGGTGTGGATTGGCATCGGCGCTACCGTTCTGCCCGGTGTACATATCGGCTATGGTTCTATCATCGGTGCCAACAGCGTGGTTACACACGATGTACCGCCTATGACAATTGTCGGCGGTAATCCGGCAAAAATAATTAAAGCGATTGAAACAAAAGACAAGGAGTAA
- a CDS encoding acyltransferase: MDIQGQENQLILAFPDREVRCLDTADNRINRMLERSNISIIGNNNRVLLHFESEDSAEELLTGAGFLLIVKGDGNEVDMGTVIVRCSSILGMTGLKLIIGQLPGLGAGVSRTANGCSVTIGDRVVINGVTLYLQEDHSRVSIGDDSQLSWGVDVWCTDAHTITDLEGNPVNYAESIEIGRHVWVGKDVKIGKNVRIADNSIVGWGSIVTKRFDEPNVILAGTPAKIVKRGINWDRKCINKYTKGL, from the coding sequence ATGGATATTCAAGGACAAGAAAACCAACTTATTCTCGCATTCCCGGACAGGGAAGTACGCTGTTTGGATACGGCAGACAACAGAATCAACCGGATGTTGGAACGGTCGAACATATCTATCATCGGGAACAATAACCGTGTGCTGTTGCATTTCGAATCGGAAGATAGTGCGGAAGAATTGCTAACGGGAGCCGGATTCCTGCTTATCGTCAAAGGGGATGGAAACGAAGTGGACATGGGAACGGTCATTGTACGTTGTTCCTCCATATTGGGCATGACCGGGCTGAAACTCATCATCGGGCAGCTGCCCGGACTGGGTGCAGGCGTATCCCGGACAGCAAACGGATGCAGCGTCACCATAGGCGACCGGGTGGTCATCAACGGAGTCACCCTCTATCTGCAAGAAGACCATTCGCGTGTCAGCATCGGCGATGACAGCCAGTTGAGCTGGGGCGTGGATGTGTGGTGCACAGATGCCCACACGATTACCGACCTCGAAGGAAACCCTGTCAATTATGCCGAAAGCATTGAGATAGGCCGTCACGTATGGGTGGGCAAGGATGTCAAGATAGGCAAGAATGTGCGAATCGCCGACAACAGCATTGTAGGTTGGGGCAGCATCGTTACCAAACGGTTCGACGAGCCGAACGTAATCCTTGCAGGCACCCCGGCCAAGATAGTGAAGCGTGGCATAAACTGGGACCGCAAGTGCATCAACAAGTACACGAAAGGGTTGTAA
- a CDS encoding helix-turn-helix domain-containing protein — protein MKGIDTLRYSDIFLAMYSDNGSSCLHRNHSHVLVYMYSGELEIKEHKKITRLHKGDCAFIRKDFSVQLTKQACKMEQFKAVFLMFTDKFLRNFYCRLDKESLPENARRSKVSLYRLPSDRPDIVSLFESMTPYFNSGIRPTDELLELKMTEGLYVLLNTDKNLYASLFDFADPWKIDIMDFMEQNYMNDLTLAEMANYTGRSLATFKRDFNKVSDLSPQKWVIRRRLEAAHALILSGTRKVTDVCYRVGFKNLSHFSKAYKGLYGYSPAHSN, from the coding sequence TTGAAAGGAATTGACACCTTGCGCTACTCGGATATTTTTTTGGCTATGTATTCTGACAATGGAAGCAGTTGCCTGCATCGCAACCATTCTCACGTATTGGTCTATATGTATTCCGGGGAACTGGAAATAAAGGAACACAAGAAAATTACCCGATTGCACAAAGGGGATTGCGCATTTATTCGTAAGGATTTCAGCGTGCAGCTCACCAAACAAGCATGCAAAATGGAGCAGTTCAAGGCCGTATTCCTAATGTTCACGGATAAATTTCTGCGTAACTTTTACTGCCGCTTGGACAAGGAAAGTCTGCCGGAAAATGCACGACGAAGCAAAGTCAGTCTGTACAGACTGCCGTCCGACCGTCCCGACATCGTAAGCCTGTTCGAGTCGATGACCCCATACTTCAATTCCGGCATCCGACCTACGGACGAACTGTTGGAATTGAAGATGACAGAAGGATTGTACGTACTCCTGAATACGGACAAGAACCTGTATGCCTCGCTTTTCGACTTCGCCGACCCGTGGAAAATCGACATCATGGACTTCATGGAACAGAACTACATGAACGACCTTACGCTGGCGGAAATGGCCAATTATACCGGGCGGAGCCTTGCCACGTTCAAACGTGACTTCAATAAAGTAAGCGACCTGTCTCCTCAAAAATGGGTGATACGCCGCAGACTGGAAGCAGCCCATGCGCTCATACTGTCCGGCACACGGAAAGTGACCGACGTTTGCTACCGTGTAGGCTTTAAAAACCTTTCCCACTTTTCAAAAGCATACAAGGGACTGTACGGATATTCCCCTGCCCACAGCAATTGA
- a CDS encoding polyprenyl synthetase family protein produces the protein MQTNEQLLDLLENYLAQRELPTEPERLYDPIRYSLAGGGKRLRPMLLLLSCGLFADDVDVALPAAAAVEIFHNFTLLHDDIMDNAAVRRGKPSVYARWGGNVAILSGDAMLISAYRLLAQAPPALLPRILEVFNTMALGVCEGQQYDMDFESKQKVSVVEYMSMIELKTSVLVAGSAMMGAILGGADEEQSRRLYQFAIELGMAFQLQDDLLDSYGGEELGKTIGGDILEGKKSYLMVTAMSRADEEQREVLRHTYKDAALAPAEKIARVRAVFDALDVPRLTEQQISLRFDRALATLDGLNVPDARKEPLREYARSLMGRRK, from the coding sequence ATGCAGACCAACGAACAGCTTCTCGACCTTCTCGAAAATTATCTCGCTCAGCGTGAGCTGCCTACCGAACCCGAACGGCTCTACGATCCGATCCGCTATTCGCTCGCGGGCGGCGGCAAGCGCCTGCGCCCGATGCTGCTGCTGCTGTCGTGCGGGCTGTTTGCCGACGACGTCGACGTCGCGCTGCCCGCCGCCGCCGCCGTCGAGATATTCCACAACTTCACGCTGCTGCACGACGACATCATGGACAATGCCGCCGTGCGCCGCGGCAAACCTTCGGTCTACGCCCGCTGGGGCGGCAACGTGGCGATTCTGTCGGGCGATGCCATGCTCATCAGCGCCTACCGGCTGCTGGCGCAGGCACCGCCGGCACTGCTGCCGCGTATTTTGGAGGTCTTCAACACGATGGCGCTGGGTGTTTGCGAAGGGCAGCAGTACGACATGGATTTCGAGAGCAAGCAGAAGGTTTCGGTCGTGGAGTACATGTCGATGATCGAATTGAAGACGTCGGTGCTGGTGGCAGGTTCGGCCATGATGGGTGCGATTCTGGGCGGTGCCGACGAGGAGCAGAGCCGCCGTCTCTACCAGTTCGCCATCGAACTGGGCATGGCCTTCCAGTTGCAGGACGACCTGCTGGACAGCTACGGCGGCGAGGAGTTGGGCAAGACCATCGGCGGCGACATTCTCGAAGGGAAGAAGAGCTATCTGATGGTCACGGCCATGAGCCGTGCCGACGAGGAGCAGCGCGAGGTGCTGCGCCACACCTACAAGGATGCGGCGCTTGCCCCTGCGGAGAAGATCGCCCGCGTGCGCGCCGTCTTCGACGCGCTGGATGTGCCGCGCCTCACGGAGCAGCAGATTTCGCTGCGTTTCGACCGTGCGCTGGCGACGCTCGACGGGCTGAACGTTCCCGATGCGCGCAAGGAGCCGCTGCGCGAGTACGCCCGCAGCCTGATGGGGCGCAGGAAATAG
- a CDS encoding peptidase U32 family protein — protein MKRSDIELMAPAGSYEALQAAVQAGADAVYFGVGQLNMRSKSAANFTPDDLERIVGIARAAGVKSYLTVNTVIYEDELRQMHALVDRARAAGVDAVIASDLSAILYARRIGMEVHISTQCNLTNSEAVKFFSQWADVVVLARELSLDQIGRIARAIDEQQICGPSGDPVRIEMFAHGALCMAVSGKCYLSLHETGCSANRGACRQICRRKYTLTDVETGAQLAAEGQYLLSPKDLCTIDFLDRFVGAGVRVLKIEGRARGAEYVKRVVACYDRALRAMETGEYTPELAAALKEELATVFNRGFWQGYYAGAPMAEHSEHYGSSATRRKVYVGRVTNFFKKQSVAEVWVEASPVRRGDELFFQGPTTGVVELTADPYVGNAPAQEAVQGVFCSLKTPSLVRRGDQLYRMVPADASNSQPD, from the coding sequence ATGAAACGAAGCGACATAGAACTGATGGCTCCGGCCGGGAGCTACGAGGCGTTGCAGGCGGCCGTGCAGGCCGGAGCCGACGCCGTCTATTTCGGTGTGGGGCAGCTCAACATGCGGTCGAAGTCGGCCGCGAATTTCACGCCGGACGATCTGGAACGCATCGTCGGGATCGCCCGCGCGGCGGGGGTGAAGAGCTACCTGACGGTCAATACGGTGATCTACGAGGACGAATTGCGGCAGATGCACGCGCTCGTCGACCGTGCCCGCGCGGCGGGGGTCGACGCCGTGATCGCTTCCGACCTGTCGGCGATCCTCTACGCGCGCCGCATCGGGATGGAGGTGCATATCTCCACGCAGTGCAACCTCACGAACAGTGAGGCGGTGAAGTTCTTTTCGCAGTGGGCCGACGTGGTGGTGCTGGCGCGCGAACTGTCGCTCGACCAGATCGGCCGCATCGCCCGTGCGATCGACGAGCAGCAGATCTGCGGCCCTTCGGGCGATCCGGTGCGCATCGAGATGTTCGCCCACGGCGCGCTGTGCATGGCCGTTTCGGGCAAGTGCTACCTGTCGCTGCACGAGACGGGGTGTTCGGCCAACCGGGGCGCCTGCCGCCAGATCTGCCGCCGCAAATATACGCTCACCGACGTGGAGACGGGCGCGCAGCTCGCCGCCGAGGGGCAATACCTCCTTTCGCCCAAAGACCTCTGCACGATCGACTTCCTCGACCGCTTCGTCGGCGCCGGCGTGCGCGTGCTCAAAATCGAAGGGCGTGCCCGCGGTGCGGAGTATGTCAAACGGGTGGTGGCGTGTTACGACCGCGCCCTGCGGGCGATGGAGACGGGCGAATATACGCCCGAACTGGCTGCGGCGCTCAAAGAGGAGCTGGCGACGGTCTTCAACCGCGGCTTCTGGCAGGGTTACTATGCCGGTGCGCCGATGGCCGAACATAGCGAGCATTACGGGTCGTCGGCCACGCGCCGCAAGGTCTACGTGGGCCGGGTGACCAACTTTTTCAAGAAGCAGTCGGTGGCCGAGGTATGGGTCGAGGCGTCGCCCGTGCGGCGCGGCGACGAGCTCTTCTTCCAGGGGCCGACGACGGGCGTGGTCGAACTGACGGCCGACCCCTATGTGGGCAATGCTCCTGCCCAGGAGGCCGTGCAAGGGGTCTTCTGTTCGCTGAAAACCCCTTCGCTCGTGCGGCGCGGCGACCAGCTCTACCGCATGGTGCCGGCCGACGCCTCGAATTCGCAGCCCGACTGA
- a CDS encoding Bax inhibitor-1/YccA family protein: METTKPTFAAAQPDAARATLFRNVYLWMTMALALTALTAYTVAGSETLLQAIFSSRFVFLGLIVAELVLVFVLAANIMRMSFLTATLMFIAYSVVNGATLSTIFLVYDLGSIGLTFLVTAGMFGAMSLYGFVTGRDLSSWGNLLTMALVGVILASVVNLFLRSEMLMWIVTYVGILLFVGLTAYDTQTIKRMIYSGAEVDEPMQKMALLGALSLYLDFINLFLYMLRLLGNRR, from the coding sequence ATGGAAACAACCAAACCGACCTTCGCCGCCGCGCAGCCCGATGCCGCGCGCGCGACGCTTTTCCGCAACGTCTATCTCTGGATGACTATGGCGCTGGCACTGACGGCGCTGACGGCCTATACGGTGGCCGGCTCCGAAACGCTGTTGCAGGCGATTTTCAGCAGCCGCTTCGTCTTCCTCGGCCTCATCGTCGCCGAGTTGGTGCTCGTCTTCGTCCTGGCGGCCAACATCATGCGCATGTCGTTCCTGACGGCCACGCTGATGTTCATCGCCTATTCGGTAGTCAACGGCGCCACGCTGTCGACCATTTTCCTCGTCTACGACCTGGGATCGATCGGCCTGACGTTCCTCGTCACGGCCGGCATGTTCGGCGCGATGTCGCTCTACGGCTTCGTCACGGGGCGCGACCTCTCGTCGTGGGGCAACCTGCTGACGATGGCCCTCGTGGGCGTGATCCTCGCCTCGGTGGTCAATCTCTTCCTCCGAAGCGAGATGCTCATGTGGATCGTCACCTACGTCGGCATCCTGCTCTTCGTCGGGCTGACGGCCTACGACACGCAGACGATCAAGCGGATGATCTACTCCGGCGCCGAGGTCGACGAGCCGATGCAGAAAATGGCGCTGCTGGGTGCGCTGTCGCTCTACCTCGATTTCATCAACCTGTTTCTCTACATGCTGCGGCTGCTGGGCAACCGCCGGTAG
- a CDS encoding aminopeptidase P family protein: protein MFPVKTYVSRRAELRAKTGGGLILLPGNQPSANNYPNNAYYFRQDSTFLYYFGLDRPSLAGVIDADTGEEVLFGDDFTVDDIIWTGPQPTLREEGARAGVADCRPLAALADYLAAAIRLGRRIHYLPPYRGETKLQLSALLGIAPALLHDYKSVDLMFAVAEMREVKSAEEVAQMEDAFHIGYAMHTTAMRMCRAGVVEREIAGAIEGVAKSMGLGVSFPSIVSQHGETLHNLNSEGVLADGRLLLVDAGGENLMNYCSDHTRTYPVSGRFTAQQREIYDIVLACHDHIARIVRPGMMYMQEVHLEAYRKLAEGLVGVGLLKGSADDAVAAGAMYLFMPHGLGHGLGMDVHDCENIGERSFDYSLVAERAAQSATCLHRATWRLRPGTILSDEPGIYFIPALVDKCEAEGKFRGIVDYDLLRSRYLDFGGIRIEDDLLVTDTGCRILGDRTIPVTVEELEAVVGR from the coding sequence ATGTTTCCGGTCAAAACCTACGTTTCGCGCCGCGCCGAGTTGCGCGCGAAGACGGGCGGCGGGCTGATCCTGCTGCCGGGCAACCAGCCCTCAGCCAACAACTATCCCAACAACGCCTACTATTTCCGTCAGGATTCGACGTTCCTCTACTATTTCGGCCTCGACCGGCCGTCGCTCGCGGGCGTCATCGACGCCGATACGGGCGAGGAGGTGCTTTTCGGCGACGATTTCACCGTCGACGACATCATCTGGACGGGGCCGCAGCCCACGCTGCGCGAAGAAGGCGCCCGCGCGGGCGTCGCCGACTGCCGCCCGCTGGCGGCGCTGGCCGACTATCTGGCCGCCGCGATCCGGCTCGGCCGCCGCATACACTACCTGCCGCCCTACCGCGGCGAAACGAAGCTGCAACTCTCGGCGCTGCTGGGGATCGCTCCTGCGCTGCTGCACGACTACAAGTCGGTCGACCTGATGTTCGCCGTCGCGGAGATGCGCGAGGTCAAGAGCGCCGAGGAGGTGGCGCAGATGGAGGATGCCTTCCACATCGGTTACGCCATGCACACCACCGCCATGCGGATGTGCCGCGCGGGCGTCGTCGAGCGCGAGATCGCCGGTGCGATCGAGGGCGTCGCCAAGTCGATGGGGCTCGGCGTGTCGTTCCCGTCGATCGTCTCGCAGCACGGCGAGACGCTGCACAACCTCAACTCGGAGGGGGTGCTCGCCGACGGACGGCTGCTGCTGGTCGATGCCGGCGGCGAGAACCTGATGAACTACTGCTCCGACCACACGCGCACCTACCCTGTCAGCGGCCGTTTCACGGCGCAGCAGCGCGAGATCTACGACATCGTGCTGGCGTGCCACGACCACATCGCACGCATCGTGCGCCCGGGAATGATGTACATGCAGGAGGTACACCTCGAAGCCTACCGCAAGCTGGCCGAGGGGCTCGTCGGCGTGGGGCTGCTCAAAGGTTCGGCCGACGACGCTGTCGCCGCGGGCGCCATGTACCTCTTCATGCCCCACGGACTGGGACACGGGTTGGGCATGGACGTGCACGACTGCGAAAACATCGGCGAGCGCAGTTTCGACTATTCGCTCGTGGCCGAGCGCGCCGCGCAGTCGGCTACCTGCCTCCACCGCGCCACGTGGCGTCTGCGCCCGGGGACGATCCTGAGCGACGAACCGGGCATCTACTTCATCCCGGCGCTCGTCGACAAGTGCGAAGCCGAAGGCAAGTTCCGCGGGATCGTCGACTACGACCTGCTGCGCAGCCGCTATCTCGATTTCGGCGGCATCCGCATCGAAGACGACCTGCTGGTGACCGACACCGGCTGCCGCATCCTCGGCGACCGTACGATCCCCGTGACGGTCGAAGAGCTGGAAGCCGTCGTCGGCCGGTAG
- a CDS encoding phosphorylase family protein — protein MRTVVLFPTAGEAEAFRRRCPGVAYRITGVGPAAAAAATARAIVDERPDLLLLAGIAGVYPASEVAVGEVVAVAEERVEGLPERYADAYRPTFAVPGLRTAVSNSVARSGAAPAGAEVENMEGAAFFAVAAALGVPAAEVRAVSNRVGEPFGVWRVADACEALARELALLVGEIGSVSSLD, from the coding sequence ATGCGCACGGTCGTCCTCTTCCCCACGGCGGGCGAAGCCGAGGCTTTCCGGCGCCGCTGTCCCGGCGTCGCGTACCGCATCACGGGCGTAGGCCCTGCCGCTGCTGCCGCCGCGACGGCGCGTGCGATCGTCGACGAACGCCCCGATCTGCTGCTGCTGGCGGGCATCGCCGGCGTCTATCCCGCATCGGAGGTTGCCGTCGGCGAGGTCGTCGCCGTCGCCGAGGAGCGCGTGGAGGGATTGCCGGAACGGTACGCCGACGCCTATCGTCCGACGTTCGCTGTTCCGGGGCTGCGCACGGCGGTTTCTAACAGCGTCGCACGCAGCGGGGCGGCACCTGCCGGAGCCGAGGTGGAGAACATGGAGGGGGCGGCGTTCTTCGCCGTCGCTGCGGCGCTGGGCGTACCGGCCGCCGAGGTGCGTGCCGTCTCCAACCGCGTGGGAGAACCCTTCGGCGTGTGGCGCGTAGCCGATGCCTGCGAGGCGCTGGCACGGGAGTTGGCGCTGCTCGTCGGCGAAATCGGATCCGTCTCTTCGCTGGATTGA
- a CDS encoding 1,4-dihydroxy-6-naphthoate synthase, producing MTDRLRLRISPCPNDTFMFEALLNGRIPTQGLAFEVGFQDIEELNEGVSSPDGPDISKISYAVLPAVVDRYALLDSGSALGRGNGQLLVRRRGDRSPIRRVAIPGELTTANAMLLRFFPSIVDRTPVLFSEIAAAVERGAFDAGVLIHEGRFTYERHNLELVADLGALWERQTGLPLPLGGIVASRELPAEVRRTFDRVLHDSIAYALEHPTVSRPFVREHARELDDEVIDRHIALFVNRYSLTLGEEGRRAVRELTGLPDLRLGWEPLHGS from the coding sequence ATGACTGACCGGTTGCGCCTCCGTATTTCGCCCTGCCCCAACGATACGTTCATGTTCGAGGCGTTGCTCAACGGTCGTATCCCGACGCAGGGCCTCGCGTTCGAGGTCGGATTCCAGGATATCGAGGAGCTGAACGAAGGCGTCTCGTCGCCTGACGGGCCCGATATTTCGAAGATCAGCTATGCCGTGCTGCCGGCCGTCGTCGACCGTTATGCGCTGCTCGACAGCGGATCGGCACTCGGACGGGGCAACGGGCAGTTGCTCGTGCGGCGCCGCGGCGACCGGTCGCCGATCCGGCGCGTAGCCATTCCGGGCGAACTCACTACGGCCAATGCCATGCTGCTGCGCTTTTTTCCCTCGATCGTCGACCGTACGCCGGTGCTCTTTTCCGAGATCGCCGCAGCGGTCGAACGGGGTGCGTTCGATGCGGGCGTACTCATTCACGAAGGGCGTTTTACCTACGAGCGGCACAATCTGGAACTGGTGGCCGATCTGGGAGCGTTGTGGGAGCGGCAGACGGGACTGCCGCTGCCGTTGGGCGGCATCGTGGCGAGTCGGGAACTGCCGGCGGAGGTGCGTCGCACCTTCGATCGGGTGTTGCACGACAGCATCGCCTACGCGCTCGAACACCCGACGGTGTCGCGGCCGTTCGTCAGGGAACACGCTCGTGAGTTGGACGACGAGGTGATCGACCGTCATATCGCGCTCTTCGTTAATCGCTATTCGCTTACATTGGGCGAGGAGGGGCGTCGGGCGGTGCGCGAACTGACCGGACTTCCCGATCTGCGGTTGGGCTGGGAACCCCTGCACGGGAGTTGA
- a CDS encoding 4'-phosphopantetheinyl transferase family protein, whose translation MTLRCILAPLASPDTLRGQVTDADWAAAAAFPPRRRAEYLTWRAVVYRELGAVPIGYDAAGGPVLIGDPRHIGVSHGGGHAAVVISDRPCAVDIESETRRFTRAAAHFLTPAEAALGDDPRVAGVVWCAKETLYKLARRRGLDLLRDLAIERIDFAAGEVVGRVRGGEPIPMRLELREGLIVVHTL comes from the coding sequence ATGACCCTCCGCTGCATCCTCGCCCCGCTGGCTTCGCCCGACACGCTTCGCGGGCAGGTGACCGATGCCGATTGGGCCGCTGCGGCCGCATTTCCGCCCCGCCGACGGGCCGAATACCTCACATGGCGCGCCGTCGTCTACCGCGAACTGGGTGCCGTGCCGATCGGCTACGACGCCGCGGGCGGCCCCGTGCTGATCGGCGATCCGCGCCATATCGGCGTCTCGCACGGGGGCGGGCACGCGGCCGTCGTGATCTCCGACCGCCCCTGTGCGGTAGACATCGAATCCGAGACACGTCGTTTCACCCGCGCGGCGGCGCATTTCCTTACTCCGGCCGAAGCCGCACTCGGCGACGATCCGCGCGTGGCGGGCGTGGTCTGGTGCGCCAAGGAGACGCTCTACAAGCTGGCCCGCCGTCGCGGACTCGACCTGCTGCGCGACCTCGCGATCGAACGGATCGACTTCGCGGCGGGCGAGGTCGTCGGCCGCGTCCGCGGCGGCGAACCGATCCCAATGCGGCTGGAATTGCGCGAAGGGCTGATCGTCGTCCACACCCTTTGA
- the gldE gene encoding gliding motility-associated protein GldE gives MEGSLVTLNPVDIGLLLPGAVAVCLLAVSALVSGAETSFFSLTPHDIRDIKAHPEKSSNDAILRLLGDVDQLLATILVVNNLVNICIVILAARIINLLFTFGSAGMRFLFESVIATFLLLLFGEIIPKVFAQSRPLRFARTVARPILLMRWLMRPFAYILIRTSSTISEHAARRNEISLDELADAVDMTATASAEEHNMLSGIVKFANTEVQEIMRPRVDVVAVGIGDNYLSVKERIIASGFSRIPVCDEDLDNIKGILYVKDLLPYINNGDEFGWQQLLRKAYFVPEHKKINDLLEEFQSNKVHMAVVVDEYGSTLGIVSLEDILEEIVGEISDESDAVESAYTKLDDRNYLFDGKTHIGDFERILQLPENTFADVKGEAETLAGLMLEIKRDFLKKGDVVTTHDLRFTAHTIEGRRIDKVQVTLPE, from the coding sequence TTGGAAGGCAGTCTGGTCACACTCAACCCCGTAGACATCGGTCTGCTCCTGCCGGGAGCGGTCGCGGTGTGCCTGCTGGCGGTCTCGGCCCTCGTTTCGGGCGCCGAGACGTCGTTTTTCTCGCTCACACCGCACGACATACGGGACATCAAGGCACATCCCGAAAAATCTTCGAACGACGCCATTCTGCGGCTGCTCGGCGACGTCGATCAACTGCTCGCTACGATTCTGGTGGTCAACAATCTGGTGAACATCTGCATCGTCATCCTGGCCGCACGCATCATCAACCTGCTCTTCACGTTCGGCTCGGCCGGCATGCGCTTTCTCTTCGAATCGGTCATCGCCACCTTCCTGCTGCTGCTTTTCGGCGAGATCATCCCCAAGGTATTCGCCCAGAGCCGCCCCCTGCGGTTCGCCCGTACGGTAGCGCGCCCCATCCTGCTGATGCGCTGGCTGATGCGCCCCTTCGCCTACATCCTGATCCGCACGAGCAGCACGATCAGCGAACACGCCGCGCGTCGCAACGAGATTTCGCTCGACGAGCTGGCCGACGCCGTCGACATGACCGCCACCGCCTCGGCCGAGGAGCACAACATGCTCTCGGGCATCGTCAAGTTCGCCAACACCGAGGTGCAGGAGATCATGCGTCCCCGCGTGGATGTCGTCGCCGTCGGAATAGGCGACAACTACCTGAGCGTCAAGGAACGCATCATCGCTTCGGGCTTCTCGCGCATTCCGGTCTGCGACGAGGATCTGGACAATATCAAGGGAATCCTCTACGTCAAGGATCTGCTGCCCTACATCAACAACGGCGACGAATTCGGCTGGCAACAACTGTTGCGAAAAGCCTATTTCGTGCCCGAACACAAGAAGATCAACGACCTGCTGGAAGAGTTTCAGTCGAACAAGGTACACATGGCCGTCGTGGTCGACGAATACGGTTCGACGCTGGGCATCGTCTCGCTCGAAGATATTCTCGAAGAGATCGTCGGCGAGATTTCGGACGAGAGCGACGCCGTCGAAAGCGCCTACACCAAGCTCGACGACCGCAACTACCTCTTCGACGGCAAGACCCACATCGGCGACTTCGAACGCATCCTGCAACTGCCCGAAAACACCTTCGCCGACGTCAAGGGCGAGGCCGAGACGCTGGCGGGACTGATGCTCGAAATCAAGCGCGATTTTCTGAAAAAGGGCGACGTCGTGACCACGCACGACCTCCGTTTCACGGCCCACACGATCGAAGGCCGACGCATCGACAAGGTACAGGTGACGCTGCCCGAATAG